From the genome of Drosophila melanogaster chromosome 2L, one region includes:
- the Fum4 gene encoding fumarase 4, translated as MSFDQKEIFSLMYKLARLIVPDTRVEYDSMGAVHIPLDRMFGPQTMRSLMKFPIGGVEERMPRPLIKALGIVKKSAAETNKIHCLEEHLCDAISKACDDVISGKLYDEEHFPLVIWQDGSGEHTNMNVNEVICNRAIEILGGQMGSKEPVDPNEHVNMAQSSHDTFSTAVRIAVAMQLQETLYPSLRTFIDLLGKKSNDWMDLIKIGRTHLMDAVPLSLGQEFSGYQQQLVNGRTRLDCAMCRLYQLPMGGTSVGTKVDTKAEYSAQCIKRIAELTFLPFVESPNFFESISACDCLVELHGELNTIAASVMKIANDIRFLGSGPRCGFGELHLPENEPGSSIMPGKVNPTQCEAMSMICAQVMGNHVAVSMGGSSGHFQLNTFMPMIASNVLRSITLLGDGMKSFCTNCLEGIEPNRSKIGSIVKESLMLVTALSPHIGYERSAAIAKAAHHNGTTLEQEAILDGIQREDFREWVQPSKMLGPE; from the exons atgtcTTTCGATCAGAAGGAGATTTTCAGTTTGATGTACAAACTGGCTCGGCTAATAGTGCCGGATACTCGAGTTGAATATGATTCGATGGGTGCCGTGCACATTCCTCTCGATCGAATGTTCGGTCCGCAAACCATGAGATCCCTGATGAAATTTCCAATTGGCGGAGTTGAGGAACGAATGCCA CGACCCCTAATAAAAGCCCTGGGCATAGTGAAGAAATCAGCTGCGGAGACGAACAAAATCCATTGTCTGGAGGAGCATCTATGCGATGCCATTTCCAAGGCCTGCGATGATGTTATATCGGGCAAACTCTATGACGAGGAACACTTTCCGTTGGTTATATGGCAGGATGGAAGCGGCGAGCACACAAACATGAACGTAAACGAGGTTATATGCAATCGAGCCATCGAAATTCTGGGCGGTCAGATGGGCTCCAAGGAGCCGGTGGATCCCAATGAACATGTCAACATGGCGCAAAGTTCCCATGACACCTTCTCGACAGCCGTGCGCATCGCCGTGGCCATGCAGTTGCAGGAGACGCTGTATCCCAGCTTAAGGACCTTTATTGATTTGCTGGGCAAGAAGTCGAACGATTGGATGGATTTGATCAAGATTGGTAGAACGCATCTGATGGACGCAGTTCCTCTGTCCCTCGGCCAGGAGTTCAGTGGCTATCAGCAGCAACTTGTGAACGGAAGGACGCGATTGGACTGTGCCATGTGCCGATTGTATCAGTTGCCCATGGGCGGCACCAGTGTGGGCACCAAAGTGGACACCAAGGCGGAATATTCTGCGCAGTGCATCAAGCGTATAGCCGAGCTAACATTCCTACCCTTTGTCGAGTCCCCGAACTTTTTTGAATCCATCTCCGCCTGCGATTGCCTGGTGGAACTGCACGGTGAACTCAACACGATTGCAGCGAGTGTGATGAAGATAGCGAATGATATACGATTCCTTGGATCGGGACCACGTTGCGGATTTGGTGAACTACATCTGCCGGAGAACGAACCAGGTAGTTCCATAATGCCCGGCAAAGTGAATCCCACGCAATGCGAGGCCATGTCCATGATCTGTGCCCAGGTGATGGGCAACCATGTGGCCGTCTCCATGGGTGGTTCCTCTGGCCACTTTCAGCTGAACACCTTTATGCCCATGATTGCCTCCAATGTTTTGCGCTCGATTACACTTTTGGGCGATGGCATGAAGTCCTTTTGCACCAATTGCCTCGAGGGCATCGAGCCCAATAGGAGCAAGATTGGTAGCATCGTCAAGGAGTCCCTGATGCTGGTCACTGCCCTCAGTCCACACATTGGCTACGAACGATCCGCTGCGATCGCCAAGGCAGCGCATCACAATGGAACCACTTTGGAACAGGAGGCCATACTTGATGGCATTCAACGGGAGGACTTCAGGGAGTGGGTGCAGCCCAGCAAGATGCTGGGTCCCGAATAG